The Apium graveolens cultivar Ventura chromosome 11, ASM990537v1, whole genome shotgun sequence genome has a window encoding:
- the LOC141697170 gene encoding peroxidase 42-like, producing MVTSMDIEDEVEEVASAGPGLVMNFYKDSCPQAEDIIKEQVQLLYKRHKNTAFSWLRNIFHDCAVQLLQVISIMFGYRVTVVIQMTQ from the exons ATGAAGTTGAAGAGGTTGCTTCAGCTGGTCCAGGACTTGTCATGAACTTTTACAAAGATTCATGCCCACAGGCTGAAGATATCATCAAAGAACAAGTCCAGCTTCTTTACAAGCGCCACAAGAACACTGCTTTCTCTTGGCTCAGAAACATCTTCCATGACTGTGCGGTTCAG TTGTTGCAGGTTATTTCCATCATGTTTGGTTATCGGGTTACTGTAGTTATTCAAATGACACAATAA